A segment of the Labrus mixtus chromosome 15, fLabMix1.1, whole genome shotgun sequence genome:
cgcgggattCGAACTGTAATCCGGCCTCTTCATGCAcgcatttctctctttcttttctccccctttcactaacgcacacagacacacacacacacacacacacattttcccgTGTAGATgcacatctggagactaactccaccaccgcgccaGTACACACTAAGAAATAAGGGTATCACTTTTGTACCTATAggtacatttttcagaaaagtaCCCTGTAAGGTACAGAAATGGTCCTTAAAGTGATAATTGTggacctttgttttgttttaaaggtacAAAGTCATTGCTGACAGCAAAGGGTACATAATTGTACTTCTATCAAGCTTAAGGTACAGAAAAACCCAAAGGTTTCACTCTCATATCATTACTTCAAAAGACCAGCAGGGGCACTGTTCCAGCCTTTGTTCCCCGTAGGTTTCCCGGGCTTTACTCAACAGTAACATTTGATGTAGCCTACATTTTGTACACTACAAGCGGTGATTAGTTTTCCTACTTTGTCAACCTTGTCTACAAATACCTTGTTCAAAAAATAATTGAAGCTGGActaaaaaataatgaagatgAGGCAAGAAACTTCAGGGGTAAGTAACTAgacctttaactttttaaaattttactGTTAACATAAAATAGCTTGATGTCTTTGACAAGGCTAACTCAGgctattttaaatgaattaactTGAACTAAACATAATGTGCTTGTACATCAAGCACATTATGGCTTGTTGCTAGAATTGCTATTTTAGACTGATGTTGGTATTTTTTGACATGGTACTTTATATTACAAAGGGCgtttttacaaaaagaaaaaaattataacTGATCCGCGGTGGGACTTTTTAAACATGCGCATGCGCAATACTATTCCTCCCACAGAGCCgttattttttgtaaacataCAAGTCAAGCAGAAGCAGTTAGCGGAATAGAATATGTCCACAGTTTTCACCGTTAGTCTCTAttttatgtgatttattttactgattGATAGACTTTCTCTAACTGCCCTCTTTCTTCTTCAAGGTTCTTTTTCCTGACGGCTTTTTTTATGCACTCGCGGAGCCCCTGCGGACTCGCGAGGGAcgacccttttttttcttcctccacagCCCGACTTCGCTGTGAAACGTCCTCGTGGTAAGATGTGTTTTAGTCATTGCTAAGTcgcttttaaaacattattaactCAATTAAAGACGTTCAAGCAGTTATATTACTTTAGCGGTTAATTCACTTTGTAGTCTGATGAGTATGGACGGAGTCTGCTCTCCGTTTCTATGGTTACCGCCATTTCTGTTAGTTTAAAATCTCATTTTGGCTCCGTAGTCTTTATGTTCAGACATGTTATGTAACGCTGATTTTCGATGAAAGGTCTGTGACTTGTTGACATGTGAGCGGACAAATGCGGTGTGTTTTGGCATCGCTTGGGGATTATAGTATCATGGCAGACACTGGTAATGGTTTAGCTAGCAAGCTAGAGTTACAGGTAAGGTACACTCGGCAATTTCCAACGGCTGTCGTCTTTGCCCCCTCACTTTTGGCCACAAGCAAGTATGTGTGATGCATTTATTGACCTATATTTGGATTTAAATTTTGCTTTGCTCACCCGTCCAGTGGACTGAAAAACAGGACATTCTGAAGCCATGGTCGGAAACCTGTTTGAGATTCTTCTAAAAGCCAATGAAATACAGTTTACCAATACATGGAGGATGAGACCATGGGAGCTTCAATTTCAGCCTGTCACTGATCCAAGGCAAGTGCATCATTTTGAGGCATTAAAAGTGCTAAATATCAGCTTTCCAAGTTTATTGTTTGCATATAAGTTTATATTGTGGCTGCCCGctgtttaaagggatacttcaccggtttaaacatgaatctgtattgaaattgggtcatatatgtagtagaaatgtgaaatagttggtgccttcttgaccgagaaaaggcagaaagtgtctttttggctcatgtggaaaTTCATTTCACAGACAAATTCTAGTGACGACGAGTTAGGCCCCACGTCTGCCGATAGCATTTCttccgggcagaaaagtgctggctgtgcgctcgagAGTGTCTGCATGACGCATTTGtgcagagaagaaaagcgctgcacgtccgtccgcTGAAGTTGTGCTGTTGACATAATCAgagctcttttcaaaatgtatgatattccctgtaatATAACGACCTACGGATTGGATCTTGTACTCCCaccctcctcgctccgtgtctgctggggtaaaaaacaatctcaagtataaaacatgcagtaaaaagtaacggagcagtgtcggtcatacagcggctgttgACAGGTTTCTAATTATACAAagtttaatgcaaatgggtgaagtatctctttaatAACCCATTATATAATAAACTGatttaatcatgttttattaCAGTTGTGTGCCGACTTGTAACCTGTGTtgtgacatttcatttcatcctCTCCCATAGATGTCCAGATGAGGCCTGATGTCACAAAGTTAATGAATGTGCTCAACAAATCCCCATTCTTAAGGACACATGATAGAGAGTATCATTGAAACATATGAATGTTACTACAGGGGAGTGTTATCAAATCTATGATTTTAATGAAATACAAGGTGCTTGTCAATAAAAGCGAGCAAAATAACCATTTCTTAAATTTGAGATGATATAATCTTTACAGGCAACTGTATTGAGGTTTAAAAGCATTGTATCAgctaaatttcttcatgaatatattcttgttttattttctgtattgcAGGAATACTTTTGGACCGGGTTTTTCCTCGTCATCACTCTTCAGAGAAACAATTGAACACCACATCATTCTGCAAGAGGTAGGCATCCAGATTGTTTTATAGTACTGACTGATAGACCTCAAATAAATGACAAACTTTGACCTTTTGATGAAGAAGACCCTCAGctgaatattttgttttattcagtaagatcatgtttttatgttttgtgtaaTAAGAGGATCTTGAAGTGCACACTGTTAAATTCCTGAAGTTTTGGACACATGTCACTGAATCttaatcaaacagaaaactcTGATGCTAACTTAAGTCCCTTTCAGATTGATCATTTTGTCATCAGTGCTCATTTGGAGCTGCACTTGATTCTGTTGCCCTgatagaaataaatataataaatatttggGGCCAGAATTTCAATGCTGTGGTCATTGTCTGGCTAAAATGTGTTGATGATTGTTTTGACCGCTATGgaccttttagaaaaaaattgGCCCCAGGTCCCTCCCAAAAATCCCGAGATATAGCCAGAGTGCCAAATCCAAGATGGCCGCCAGCGCCATGTTGGAAAATTAAATTTTGAACCTGAGCATATAGAATCATGTAAGAAGACACTTTTTTGTGTAAGCCAACCATGAGGATTCAGACTCTGACATCAGTTTGATGTTATGACATCATTTTGACCCAGAAAACTAAGAAAGCTGCCATCCAGTAGAGTGAAAATGTAACTTTGGAATGGGAAGGTAAGATGTGGTGTGTGAGGTGTGCCATTTGTACAGTATGtaaagaaggaaaataacaaTGATAAACTATAGCTATTGTAATTAAAAATCCATGCCAACCAAACATGTATGGTTTAGTAACAGCAATTCATGTTTCGGGGGTCTTTTCATAATTATGTTCAGTTCTCAAGTATAACTCAAtgcaacacattaaaacaacataaagTGATTTCTTCTtagtttgcttttgtttacttGTCAACAGACTATGTACATCTTTTTaagtcttttatattttgtcattaCTTTCTTTCAATACAAAGACATTGTTTATTGTTCctgttctgtaaaaaaaaaagggaggtaACTCTTTTAACTTTGTGCTGTGctcatattattattttattcccaataaaaaagattaatctaaaaaaaattaaaaaaaactggttgaagaggaggagaatatgtgacctttaagctgtatgtaagatatctactgaatgagatcataaagtgaccttactctatgatcagacattaaggaaacatgctatgttgaagtgctggcttctctgacaacaatgcagcagccagtatgtcctccttctaactttagattctgctcctgaatgctctggatttgtttggaccagagaaggtctcccaaacacatgaacacccacaaagacataaaaaaaagttttgtaatTGGCTTGGCTGTTTAGTGATGAAGCTAAGTGAGTCTGTTCTTTCTCCAAAGAAGTCTCCGTGCTGCATGTTTCAGTGTATTTGAAGGTACAACAAACATGACTGAGCAGAAActcatcaaataaataaaacattgatgCAGCTTTAAGTTTTCATATCAAATCATCCACAAAGCTGCAGGTTACAGTCTCTGTAGTGGGGCGTAtgcagaggggagaggggaggggtgtgttttgtgtttggaggAGGGACTCCATCATTTAGAGAAGTGAGAACAAGTTCCTCACTGACCAGTGAAGACGGAACAAGAGCGTCTTAAACCATCAGAGTGTTGAACATGAGAGTCCATCAGACTTTgatctgcttcttcttcctcagtgaGTACTCTCTATTCCTACACTCCTCTCTTTTCACTGCTGCATTTGTCTTCTTCATAGTTTACTTTATTAGTTACAGGAGACAGAATAAGAAGCAGTCTGTGGTGGGTGGACTCTTTCAAACATGTTGGTTTCTGTGGTTAAACTAGACGTTCAGTGTTGAAATAGAATTGAGGAAACTGAACAGAGTACTTTGAATCTGACTTTACCAGATAAAACTAAGATACAACTAATAAACCTAGATGTCACAGTTTCCcattttaagttaagttgttCAAGTATTGACTCATAATTCACCTTTTCTGCATGCTGAATGTATAAGTTGGATGTATTTTAGAAATCAGCAGACACCAACTTGTAAAAAGTTGAATGACATTTCAGGCATGCAAatgcaaaatgctaattttagATAATGAATGTAGGAAAGTAAATAGAGATGTAGGATGtctgtaattgttttgttttggataaTGTGAAACAAATCAGACTGAAAGATCTAAAAACATCTAGAATATAGCTCGTGATTATTTATCTCTTTTCCACAGATCTGACGGATGGATTcccttttcatgaagatatcgGTGTCCGTGAAGGAACTGAAGGAGGAAACATCGAAGTTGGATGCAGCTTTAAATCTTCTGGAAGCAGGAAGGTTTTCTGTAGAAAggactgtgaagatgaagacattCTTTGCAACACCACAGATGTCAGTGCTCAGTGTGGCAGATACAGCATTGAATTAAGAAAAAATGAACTATTGTCTACAGTTTTTTATGTGAGCATCACAAATTTGAGAAAGTCTGACTCTGGATCGTACACATGTTGGTTGGGGAGAGATTGGACTCCAGATTCAAGTGAGACGTTTGAGCTCAGAGTTAAAGATGGTGAGTTTTTACTCTTCATGGACTTCTTTACTTCGTTAAACTATCCCAATATTTAAGTTTAAGTAAAAAAAGTATTGTGTAGAACTGCACAATTAAAAATTCACACCTTATCTGTAAATGATCAGATTAGTCGACACATTAAAGTTACTTTGAATATTGTTGCGACAAACAGACCGACAGAGTAACTTTCACATTCATCCGTCGTagaaaaagttatttattgtttttagagAATTTGTGATATTTGAGCTCATTTGAGGAGTTTGAGTACAGAGTTGAAAacgttttttgttatttcattttttaaatatttttaaaatcttttcttGTTATGCAGTTATAACCCAGGTCacagaatatatatttatagcaATGTGTATAATTGTGACTGatgatattttcatatttatgttaaaatgtagcctatatttTAAAGGTAAACATGTGCTACACAATAATAAGTTTAACAATCTCTCCTCCTTTAAAACTAACGGCtcggggcgctggtagcctagtgaaTAGAGAGCACGCCCCCATGTAGGGAGGCTGTAGTTACTCCAAACTCTCTCtctaaagtttattttttggctttttatgcctttatttgagatgTTGGATAGACTCAGaaaacagggacagagagag
Coding sequences within it:
- the LOC132990137 gene encoding T-cell immunoglobulin and mucin domain-containing protein 4-like isoform X5 — its product is MRVHQTLICFFFLNLTDGFPFHEDIGVREGTEGGNIEVGCSFKSSGSRKVFCRKDCEDEDILCNTTDVSAQCGRYSIELRKNELLSTVFYVSITNLRKSDSGSYTCWLGRDWTPDSSETFELRVKDATTTSKPNTTPKPSSTRSTSTLTTAQTVSVSSGSTTTSSHSSNTTTTEQLSSASGSAAVLIVCRRRTRTPEEPPMELIYVNINNDNAMHEDVGEADQAYDDIQEEYRQGGLPPVETS
- the LOC132990137 gene encoding T-cell immunoglobulin and mucin domain-containing protein 4-like isoform X6; this translates as MRVHQTLICFFFLNLTDGFPFHEDIGVREGTEGGNIEVGCSFKSSGSRKVFCRKDCEDEDILCNTTDVSAQCGRYSIELRKNELLSTVFYVSITNLRKSDSGSYTCWLGRDWTPDSSETFELRVKDATTTSKPNTTPKPSSTRSTSTLTTAQTVSVSSGSTTTSSHSSNTTTTEQLSSASGSAVLIVCRRRTRTPEEPPMELIYVNINNDNAMHEDVGEADQAYDDIQEEYRQGGLPPVETS